The genome window ACATAAGCAGAGCCGTAGCGATTAATGCTCGCTTTATCAGCAAGTGCTTCTTTTAAACAAAGTCCGAGTGTGATTCCGATGTCTTCTACGGTGTGATGCGCATCGACATAGGTATCACCATCTGCTTTTACATTTAAAGTTACTCGGCTATGCTTGGCGAAAAGGGTAAGCATGTGATCCAAAAATCCGACTCCAGTAGAAATAGTTGATTCTACTTGGGAATCTAGATTAATGGAGAGCTCTATAGAAGTTTCAGCAGTAACACGGGTTTTAGTAGCTGTTCTCATTTAGTTTTCCTCCTCGAAACGAATTTGAATGGCTTTGGCATGGGCATCTAGGCCTTCTTTTTTAGCAAGTAAAACAATAGCGTCTTTTTCTTTTGCGAGTGCTTCTTTTGTGTAAGAAATAAAGGCAGAACGTTTCGTGAAATCTTCCACGCCGAGAGGAGAGAAGAATTTCGCGGTACCACTTGTAGGTAAGACGTGATTTGGTCCGGCAAAATAGTCGCCAAGAGGTTCCGATGCATAGCTTCCTAAGAAAATCGAACCGGCATTTTTAATTTGATTGAGGTAATTCATTGGATTTTCAAGTTGTACTTCTAAGTGTTCAGGAGCGATTTCGTTCATAATATCAAACATTTCTTGCGTATTTGCTGCGATAATGATTTTCCCTTGTGTTTCGATGGATTTCTGAGCAATCGCTTTTCGAGGTAAATTTTCTAGCTGTTTATTAATTTCGTTCTGAGTTTCCTCGGCGATTTTTTTACTAGTAGTGATTAAGATAGCACGAGCTAAAATATCATGCTCTGCTTGGGAGAGTAAGTCGGAAGCAATGAAAGCGGGATTGGCATTTTCATCTGCGAGCACGACGATTTCGGATGGACCAGCTATCATGTCGATATCAACTAAGCCAAACACTTCACGTTTGGCAGTGGCGACATAGATATTTCCAGGACCGACGATTTTATCTACTTTAGGGATGGATTCTGTTCCGTGAGCAAGAGCTGCGATTCCATGCGCACCACCAACTTGGTAAATTTCGTCCACACCAGCTAGTTGAGCCGCGGCTAAAACGTGAGGATTAATACCGTTTTCGGCAGGAGGGGTGATCATTACGATTCGCTTTACTCCAGCAATTTTGGCAGGCAACACATTCATTAATACCGATGATGGATAGGCTGCCGTGCCACCGGGAACGTATATGCCGACGGTTTCTAGTGGACGAATTAATTGACCGCGAATGACGCCATCTTTTTCGCTATCAAGAAAAGCATGTTGTTTTTGCTTGCTGTGGAAACTTTCGATATTTGCTTTTGCTTGTTGGAGTGCGACTAGAAAGGCAGGGTCGACTTTGGAACTTGCACTTTGGATGTCAGCGGTCTGGACGCGTAGTTCGGTGAGCCGTACGCCGTCAAACTGGGATGTGAAGTCAAACAGGGCTTGGTCGCCATCTTTTTTTACTTTTTCGATAATCGATTTTACTTCGGATTCGACTTGGAGTGAATTATTGGTATTGTTTTCTGCTTTGAATTCGTTTAATAGCTCGTTTATTGTTCCGGTTAAAATTTTCATTCAGCGAGCTCCTCCTTTATCGCTTGTTCTAATTGGTCGATTAAATGGAAAATTTGCGTTTTATTTTGTTTTAAGGATGCTTTGTTAACAATTAGACGGGCGGAGATTGGATACATTTTTTCATAAATAATTAAGCCATTTTCTTTTAAAGTGGAGCCAGTTTCGACGATATCTATGATGGCATCAGCAAGATCAAGCACTGGTGCAATTTCGACGGATCCTTCGATTTTGATAATTTCTACATCTTCGCCTTTTTCACGGAAAAATTTGGAGGCGACTGTTGGATACTTGGTAGCAATGATTTTTCGTCGATAACTGCTCGGGTCAAAATCAGGTGTAGAAGCGAGACAAAACTGGCATTTACCGATTTCAAGGTCGAGCATTTCGTAATGAGATTTGGATGCTTCCATTAAAACATCTTTACCAACGATTCCAATATCCGCAACCCCATGTTTCACATAAGTCATGACATCAACTGCTTTTACTAAAATAAAAGAAATCGGTTGAGTGCTACTATGAAAGATAAGTTTGCGTTTTTTATCTGTCATAGAAGAACAGTCAATCCCAGCTTTTTCCAAAAGGGCTACTGCGTCTTTTTCGAGGCGTCCTTTCGTTAGCGCAATTTTTAGAGCTTTCATAAGTCTGCCTCCCTTTGAAAAATAGTTTGGATGCCTTGCCTCGAGACATGGATAACGGCTGGAATATGCCATTTTTTTGCGAAAGAGATAGCGTTTGTCGGAGTTTCAAAAAAACTTAATTCGCTATTTGGTGTTTCTTGCATGAGTTTTTCTGCTTGTTGGATTGCGTCTAGGTCGTAGTGAATTAAAAGGCTTGTAGAAACTTGCTTTTTGATGACGCCAGCGCGGTTTTGTAGGGTTGTGAGGGAGTCAAGATTAAGAGCCAAACCAACTGCTGGGGAGGAAGCGCTGGTGAATTGTTCTAGGAGGTGATCGTAACGGCCGCCGCTTAAAAAATTATCAGCAGCAAGGTCAGCATATCCTCTAAAAATTATACCTGTATAATAATGAAAATCTTGCACGAGTCCTAAATCGACACTAATATCTGCTGTGTAAGAAACAGCTTCCACAATGGTTTCCATTTCACGCAGTGCCGTTAAAATGCCTTTGTCCGTTGTTAAATTTTTGGCTTGTTTTAAAATCGCTGTCGCTGGTCCAAATAATCGTGGTAGTGCTAAAATGAAATCGTCAAGCGTACTCGGATTATCGGCTACAAATCGCTTAATACCAGTTAAACTTTTATTCTGAATCAGCAAGCGAAAATCAATTTCAGCTGTTTCGGAGAGATTTAAAAGGTTGGTTACGCGTCTATAAATTGCTGCATGTCCGAGTTCAATTTGAAAATTCGGAATTTCTAGAGCATTTAAAACTCCAATCCCAATCAAAATGCATTCAATCTCTGCTTTAATCGAAGGGTAGCCAATGATTTCAATACCTGCTTGCGTTTGTTCGTTTTGTTCGCCACCAAAATCTTCATTTGCGCGAAAAATTTTTCCGCTATAAGAAAGTTTTAGAGGGAGCATCACACCAGTGGTACTAACAACTCGACCAATCGGAAGTGTCATATCCGGCCTAAGAACCGTCAAGCGACCTTTTTCGTCAAAGAAACGATACAACTTCGCATCGGCTTGATGTTCAGAGGAAAAGACATCTTCAAACTCGATAACAGGCGTTTCAATCCGCTTAAATCCGCGTTTTTCAAAATAATGATTCACTTGTTGCTCAATTTTGTATGCAGCTCGTGCTTCACGAAAAAGTTTATCACGTGTTCCAGTTGGTAAGTTCTTATTTAAGTTCATCTGGTTAGCTCCTTTACGATATTTTAGTTTATTAGCATATTAGCACGTTAAAGCGTTTTTGTAAATAATGAATAGAAAAATAGTTGCTTATGGTATAATTAGTGTACCATTTAAAGCACTTGGGAAAAAGAATTTTGAAAGAGGGTTGAATATGAAAAGAGACGGGCACACGCATACAGAATTCTGTCCACATGGTACGCATGATGATGTGGAGGAGATGATTTTAAAAGCGATTGAACTGGATTTTGATGAGTATTCTATAGTTGAACACGCGCCGCTTTCGAGAGAATTTATGAATAATACTGCTGGGGACAAGGAAGCGGTGACGACAGCGAGTATGGCGATGAGTGATCTACCTTATTATTTTAAGAAAATGAATCATATAAAGAAAAAATATGCGAGCGATTTATTAATACATATTGGGTTTGAAGTGGATTATTTAATTGGTTATGAGGATTTCACGCGAGATTTTTTGGATGAGTATGGGCCGCAAACGGACGATGGTGTTTTATCGCTACATTTTTTAGAGGGGCAAGGTGGTTTCCGTTCGATTGATTTTTCGGCGGAGGATTATAATGAAGGAATTGTGCAATTTTATGGTGGGTTTGAACAGGCGCAACTCACTTATTTGGAAGGTGTGAAACAGTCGATTGAAGCGGACTTAGGACTCTTTAAACCGCGGAGAATTGGGCATATTTCATTGTGTCAGAAGTTTCAGCAATTCTTTGGAGCAGATACAAGTAATTTTTCAGGGGAAGTAATGGAGGAATTTCAGGCTATTCTTGCTTTAGTAAAGAAGCGTGACTATGAGCTTGATTTTAATACGGCGGGACTGTTTAAGTCACTTTGCGGTGAAACCTACCTACCTAAAGAAATCGTGACGTTAGCTAGAGAGTTAAAGATTCCATTAGTCTATGGGTCTGACTCGCACGGCGTTCAAGATATAGGGCGTGGATATAACACTTATTGCCAAAAATGATCTTTCATTTTGACGTGTCCATTCTCTTTAAACTTTACACCTTCTGATAAAAGGAGTTCGCGTTGTTCTTCCCAACCCGGAACAAGCCGACCTGCTGCATTTACAACACGATGGCAAGGCGTAATCTGGTCACGCTTCGAATGTTTCAGTGTAGCGCCTACGAGTCTGGCGTTTTTAGGAAAGCCAATCATATAAGCGATTTGGCCATAAGTCGTTACTTTACCGCGCGGAATTTGGCGCACGACCGTATAAACACGTTCTTCAAAATCTGCTGGAACCATTACGTACCTCCGTTTGTTCATAATAAATTTAGTATACAGGAAATAGTTATTTTATAAAAGTTAGGATGATTAGTAAATGCCAGATTTTTCTTACGCAAAAATTACGAAACTCGTGGTCCATTTTGCTGGAAATAAAGCGAGAGAAGAAGGAACAGAAGTATCAGCGAATGTGCTCGCTGATATTGGTTCAGAAATGAATCAAACACTAGCTTCGATTTTCTTAGAGCCATTTAAAAAAGATGAATATTATCAATTTACACATGAAACAGATTTGGATTTTAATGAAGTTCGTACTTTTGCTGCGAATATGTTTGTCGCGGAGGAAGAATTTTTGGATGAATCCAAGAAGATTTTAGAGCATTTATACAGCGAAACAACCCACCCGAATATTAAAAGTGGCGATGTTTGGATTTTCTTTATTGAGGGTTGCGTTGTAGATGGTGATTTTACGAACGGCATCGGGATTTTTAAAGTCGAAAACAAAGAAGTCTTTCTTAAAAATGATTTTAACGGCAGAGAATTTCAAATTGGCTATGATAAAGGGATTACCGGGACAGATTTAGATAAAGGCTGCTTGATTTTCAATGTGGATCATGACACGGGGAATAAAGTGTTGATTTTAGACCGGCTTAACCGTGGCGATTCTGTTTATTGGAAAGATAAGTTTTTGAGCATTGATAAAATAACCGATGAAAAATTTTACACGGAAGGTTTTGTGGAAGTTTGTACGGATTATATTAAACAACGCGAGGAGTCGCTGCTTGATAAATCTAATTTCGTAAAAGCGACAACGGAATATTTAGCAGGCGAAGAGACGTTGAATATTGCTGAATTTGCTCGCACGACAATTGAAAAACCGGAAGAAATTACCGAATTTAACACGATGGTGGATACGTTCGAACGAGAAAATAATGTCCGGTTTCCAGAAACATTTCAATTAGATGAAGAAAAGCGCGAAAAACTATCGAAAAAAATACGTAAAACGATTAAGCTTGGCAAAAATATTTCGGTTGTCGTGAAGGACTTAGAACAATTAGAAGAAACTGATTTTGTCCAAGGATATGACGAGGAAAAAGGCAAAAACTACATGATTGTGTATTATGATTAAACGAAAAAACCGAGGATGCGGAATCCCCGGTTTTTGCTGTCTAAACGACGAACATAAAGTACAGTATAAACAGTACCATCATCACGTACATAATCGGATGCACTTCTTTGTAGCGTCCTTTAAGTACCATGGTAATTGGATAGAAAATGAAACCAATCGCAATACCAGTAGCAATAGAAAAAGTAAGTACCATCATTAAAATAACGAAAAAGGACGGAACAGCTACTTCAAATTTAGTCCAATCAATATGAGCGACATTACCAATCATTAAAATTCCAACGATGACAAGTGCAGGCGTCGTAACTGCACTGGTAATTACACCAAGAAGTGGCGAAAAGAATAACGACAGCGAGAAACAGATTGCGATAACAACGGCAGTTAAACCTGTCCGACCACCAACCGCAACCCCAGCAGTAGATTCTACATAAGAAGTAGTTGTTGAAGTCCCAAAAATAGCACCAAAAACGGTTGCAAGTGAATCCGAGAATAGTGAACGACCTGCACGCGGAATTTTGTTGTCTTTTACAAATCCAGCTTGAGTCGCAACTGCAACGAGCGTTCCGGCAGTATCAAAGAAATCTATAAAGAAAAATGTCAAAATAACAATTAGCATTTGCGGTGTGAAAATATCTGGCAAGTGAATAATTGCTTGACCAAATGTTGATTCCATACTTGGTACAGATGAAACAACTTGAGTCGGTACATCAATCAGTCCAAACAACATTCCAGCAACAGCGGTTGTTGCCATTCCAAAGAAAATCGCACCTTTCCAACCAATTGTCATGTAAGCAACAGTAACAACAATCCCGAAAACAGCCAGTAACACAGGACCAGAATGTAAGTCTCCAAGCGCTACAATAGTAGATTCATTTGGCACAATAATTCCAGCATTTTTAAGCCCTAAAAAGGCGATAAAAAAACCAATTCCTGCTCCCACTGCGAATTTTAGTTCCGTTGGGATTGCATTAACGATTTTTTCACGAAGTCCAGAAATGGTCAAACAAATGAACACTAAGCCAGAAACGAGAACACCAGCCAGCGCCGTTTGCCAAGGAATTCCCCACTGCGCACAAACGGTATAAGCGAAAAACGCATTTAGTCCCATACCTGGCGCAAGTCCAATCGGGTAATTAGCGATTAGCCCCATTGCAAGTGATCCTACAACAGAAGCTAGAATCGTTGCCACAAAAACAGCTTTTAATTCCATCCCAGTTGTTGCAAGCATGGATGGATTGACGAAAAGTACATAAGCCATCGACAAGAAAGTCGTAAGCCCCGCGAGTATTTCTGTCCGAACAGTCGTCTTGTTCTCGCGTAGTTTGAAAAATTTATCCATTAAAAAAAGCCTCCCTATTTATGTTGTCGCACATAACGGAAAGAGCCTAGGTAAAAAAGGGAATAATAAATAAAAATAGCAAAAAAATCCCTATTAAATTTTACAATAGCTCGTAGCCTGGCATTTTACGGTTGCCTGGTAGAAACGAACGGTCCATATTACCGAACTTATACGACTATATTATTGTAGCGGATTAGCCGATTTTTGGCAATACGTGTAAGAAATAAAAATTAAAAACGAACTTTTAAATAAATAAGTTTATACTTTTAAATAAATAAGGTATAATAAAAACAAATAATAGTTGGAGGTAAAAAAATGACTTATAAATTTCCAGAGAATTTTTGGTGGGGAAGTGCGGCATCCGGCCCACAAACAGAAGGCGCAGCAGATGTAGACGGCAGAAAACCAAGTATTTGGGATCACTGGTATAAAATCGAACCAGGTCGTTTCTTTAACGATGTGGGACCTACAAACACATCTAATTTTTACTATCAATATAAAGAAGATATTGCTTTAATGAAACAAACAGGGCATAATTCTTTCCGTACATCGATTCAGTGGTCACGTCTTATTCCAGATGGTATTGGTGAAGTGAACCCGAAAGCAGTTGATTTTTACAATCGGGTTATTGATGAAATGCTTGCAAATGACGTGGAACCATTTATGAATTTATATCATTTTGATATGCCAATGTCGATGCAAGAAAAAGGTGGTTTTGAAAGCCGTGAAGTAGTGGACGCATATGCTACATTTGCGAAAACTTGTTTTGAATTATTTGGTGATCGTGTGAAACATTGGTTTACTTTTAATGAACCAATTGTTCCTGTTGAAGCGGGCTATTTATACGATATGCACTATCCAAATGTGGTTGATTTTAAACGTGCGACTCAAGTTGCTTACCATACTACTTTGGCACATGCGCTTGCTGTTAAAGAATTCCACGCACTTGAAATTCCGGAAGGCCAAATCGGAATCATTTTAAACTTAACACCGTCGTATCCAAGAAGCCAAAATCCAGCTGATTTAAAAGCGGCTCATATTGCGGATCTAATTTTCAACCGAAGTTTCCTTGATCCGGTTACAAAAGGGGAATTCCCGACTGATCTTGTAGAAATTATCCGCGAACATGACGCGCTTCCAGAATATACGGAAGAGGATTTAGCGATAATTAAAAACAACATTATTGATATTCTTGGTGTGAACTACTACCAACCGCGTCGTGTGAAAGCGAAAGAATACGCGGCTCACCCGGATGCGCCGTTTATGCCAGAACACCTTTTTGATAATTATGAAATGCCTTACCGTAAAATGAATCCGTATCGTGGCTGGGAAATTTTTGAAAGAGCGATTTATGATATTGCGATTAATCTGCGCGACAACTACGATAATATCCCGTTCTTTATTTCCGAAAATGGTATGGGTGTGGAAGGCGAAAGTCGTTATCGTAACGCAGACGGAATGATTGAAGATACGTACCGAATTGACTTCATTAAGAGTCATTTGAAATGGCTTCATAAAGCAATTGAAGAAGGCGCTAACTGCCATGGTTACCACCTTTGGACGTTCATGGATTGCTGGAGCTGGGCGAATGCTTACAAAAACCGTTATGGCTTAGTGGAAGTTGATTTGGACAATGACTTCAAACGTACCGTGAAAGCATCTGGGCATTGGTACAAAGAACTTGCAGAAAACAATGGTTTTGAAGACTAAATGTGATAAAATAAAAGTATTATGTGTAAAGAGGTGAACTTCCGTGGCTCAGAACCAGACAAAATATAGCTTTATTGCTGAAGAAATCCGCAAAAGAATTATGAATCACGCCTATCCGCTTAATCAACCTATTCCTGATGAGATAACTTTGGCGAAAGAGTTTGATTGTAGTCGAATGACAATGAAAAAAGCGCTTGAAGTACTTGTACTTGAAGGCTTACTATACCGGAAACGTGGACATGGTACTTTCATTATCAAATCGGCGCTGGACGCGGACCGCTTGCAGATTCATAACCAAGAGGTAAACGGCTTCACTAAACTTTTGAATGGTAAGAAAGTTATTAGTAAAGTAATCGAGTTTAAAGTCATTTTTCCAACCGAAGAAATTGCAGAGCGCCTTCATATCGAAATGGAAACGCCAATCTATGATATTCTTCGTGTTCGGCTAGTGAAAGATGAACCATATGTATTAGAACACACGTATATGCCAGTTGGGGTTATCCCAGGCATCAATCAGCAAATTTTGGAAGGATCGATTTATTCGTATATTCAAGATGATTTGAACCTAAAAATCGCTAGTTCGTACAAACAAATTCGCGCGGATAAAGCGACGCTGCTTGATCAGCAATATCTCGACTGCGCTTCTGATGACCCAGTTGTTGAAGTAGAACAAACCGTGTATTTAAACAATGGTCTCGCGTTTGAATTTTCCAGATCGCGCCACCGTTATGATAAATTCGTTTTTACTACCGTGAATATCGCTAGACGATAAAATAAAAAGAAGCTAGAAAAAGTGAGAAATCATTTTATCTAGCTTCTTTTTTGAATATCTAAGCATTTTAGGTTCAATTCTATACAAAAGAATGGGATTGTTCACAAAATAGACATATTTACACGCTTGATAATAATTTAGGATTCTTATATAATATTTAACCCAATTACGCACAAATTTTAAATATAGTTCTACCATTTAAGCTATACGGAACTGTGGAAAGGAATAATATTACTCCTAGTATAAGATTATTTAAATAGTTAAAAGAAATCATTTTTGTTCACGAAATAGACATATTTCAACTCATTGATAATGTTTTTTGCCTAATATATAATTATTGAGCTCAATTAAGTGCTAGTATAGTACTCCTTTTGATAGGAGCGTGAGCAGTTAAAATGAGAAATTAGTTATATGAGGAGGGATAGTACTATGAAGAAAAAATACTTTCTTTGCGTATTCGCAGTAATATTATTTTTCACAGGTTTTCTTTTTGGAAATTCACCGGTGAATGCTGCTGAAACTGATACAAGCAATGTGACGTATAATTACATTAATATCAGCACATTAACGGAAACGCAAAAAAATAGTATTATCAAAGGAAATCCAAACGAGACACTTACGAATGATTATGAAAATTTTTCCTTTGTGTATCAAAAAAACACATCAGAACCAACTACAAATATAGATAATACTTCTGACAATAATAAAAATCAAAATGGGACACTATTAAAAGCGGGAGATGTTGGCGCAAATAGTTATTTAATCATCCTAGGGTTTATTTTATTCGGAAGTGGTATTGGACTTATTA of Listeria monocytogenes contains these proteins:
- the hisD gene encoding histidinol dehydrogenase, with product MKILTGTINELLNEFKAENNTNNSLQVESEVKSIIEKVKKDGDQALFDFTSQFDGVRLTELRVQTADIQSASSKVDPAFLVALQQAKANIESFHSKQKQHAFLDSEKDGVIRGQLIRPLETVGIYVPGGTAAYPSSVLMNVLPAKIAGVKRIVMITPPAENGINPHVLAAAQLAGVDEIYQVGGAHGIAALAHGTESIPKVDKIVGPGNIYVATAKREVFGLVDIDMIAGPSEIVVLADENANPAFIASDLLSQAEHDILARAILITTSKKIAEETQNEINKQLENLPRKAIAQKSIETQGKIIIAANTQEMFDIMNEIAPEHLEVQLENPMNYLNQIKNAGSIFLGSYASEPLGDYFAGPNHVLPTSGTAKFFSPLGVEDFTKRSAFISYTKEALAKEKDAIVLLAKKEGLDAHAKAIQIRFEEEN
- the hisG gene encoding ATP phosphoribosyltransferase; the encoded protein is MKALKIALTKGRLEKDAVALLEKAGIDCSSMTDKKRKLIFHSSTQPISFILVKAVDVMTYVKHGVADIGIVGKDVLMEASKSHYEMLDLEIGKCQFCLASTPDFDPSSYRRKIIATKYPTVASKFFREKGEDVEIIKIEGSVEIAPVLDLADAIIDIVETGSTLKENGLIIYEKMYPISARLIVNKASLKQNKTQIFHLIDQLEQAIKEELAE
- a CDS encoding ATP phosphoribosyltransferase regulatory subunit, which gives rise to MNLNKNLPTGTRDKLFREARAAYKIEQQVNHYFEKRGFKRIETPVIEFEDVFSSEHQADAKLYRFFDEKGRLTVLRPDMTLPIGRVVSTTGVMLPLKLSYSGKIFRANEDFGGEQNEQTQAGIEIIGYPSIKAEIECILIGIGVLNALEIPNFQIELGHAAIYRRVTNLLNLSETAEIDFRLLIQNKSLTGIKRFVADNPSTLDDFILALPRLFGPATAILKQAKNLTTDKGILTALREMETIVEAVSYTADISVDLGLVQDFHYYTGIIFRGYADLAADNFLSGGRYDHLLEQFTSASSPAVGLALNLDSLTTLQNRAGVIKKQVSTSLLIHYDLDAIQQAEKLMQETPNSELSFFETPTNAISFAKKWHIPAVIHVSRQGIQTIFQREADL
- the hisJ gene encoding histidinol-phosphatase HisJ, whose amino-acid sequence is MKRDGHTHTEFCPHGTHDDVEEMILKAIELDFDEYSIVEHAPLSREFMNNTAGDKEAVTTASMAMSDLPYYFKKMNHIKKKYASDLLIHIGFEVDYLIGYEDFTRDFLDEYGPQTDDGVLSLHFLEGQGGFRSIDFSAEDYNEGIVQFYGGFEQAQLTYLEGVKQSIEADLGLFKPRRIGHISLCQKFQQFFGADTSNFSGEVMEEFQAILALVKKRDYELDFNTAGLFKSLCGETYLPKEIVTLARELKIPLVYGSDSHGVQDIGRGYNTYCQK
- a CDS encoding MGMT family protein, coding for MVPADFEERVYTVVRQIPRGKVTTYGQIAYMIGFPKNARLVGATLKHSKRDQITPCHRVVNAAGRLVPGWEEQRELLLSEGVKFKENGHVKMKDHFWQ
- a CDS encoding nucleoid-associated protein; amino-acid sequence: MPDFSYAKITKLVVHFAGNKAREEGTEVSANVLADIGSEMNQTLASIFLEPFKKDEYYQFTHETDLDFNEVRTFAANMFVAEEEFLDESKKILEHLYSETTHPNIKSGDVWIFFIEGCVVDGDFTNGIGIFKVENKEVFLKNDFNGREFQIGYDKGITGTDLDKGCLIFNVDHDTGNKVLILDRLNRGDSVYWKDKFLSIDKITDEKFYTEGFVEVCTDYIKQREESLLDKSNFVKATTEYLAGEETLNIAEFARTTIEKPEEITEFNTMVDTFERENNVRFPETFQLDEEKREKLSKKIRKTIKLGKNISVVVKDLEQLEETDFVQGYDEEKGKNYMIVYYD
- a CDS encoding NCS2 family permease: MDKFFKLRENKTTVRTEILAGLTTFLSMAYVLFVNPSMLATTGMELKAVFVATILASVVGSLAMGLIANYPIGLAPGMGLNAFFAYTVCAQWGIPWQTALAGVLVSGLVFICLTISGLREKIVNAIPTELKFAVGAGIGFFIAFLGLKNAGIIVPNESTIVALGDLHSGPVLLAVFGIVVTVAYMTIGWKGAIFFGMATTAVAGMLFGLIDVPTQVVSSVPSMESTFGQAIIHLPDIFTPQMLIVILTFFFIDFFDTAGTLVAVATQAGFVKDNKIPRAGRSLFSDSLATVFGAIFGTSTTTSYVESTAGVAVGGRTGLTAVVIAICFSLSLFFSPLLGVITSAVTTPALVIVGILMIGNVAHIDWTKFEVAVPSFFVILMMVLTFSIATGIAIGFIFYPITMVLKGRYKEVHPIMYVMMVLFILYFMFVV
- a CDS encoding glycoside hydrolase family 1 protein → MTYKFPENFWWGSAASGPQTEGAADVDGRKPSIWDHWYKIEPGRFFNDVGPTNTSNFYYQYKEDIALMKQTGHNSFRTSIQWSRLIPDGIGEVNPKAVDFYNRVIDEMLANDVEPFMNLYHFDMPMSMQEKGGFESREVVDAYATFAKTCFELFGDRVKHWFTFNEPIVPVEAGYLYDMHYPNVVDFKRATQVAYHTTLAHALAVKEFHALEIPEGQIGIILNLTPSYPRSQNPADLKAAHIADLIFNRSFLDPVTKGEFPTDLVEIIREHDALPEYTEEDLAIIKNNIIDILGVNYYQPRRVKAKEYAAHPDAPFMPEHLFDNYEMPYRKMNPYRGWEIFERAIYDIAINLRDNYDNIPFFISENGMGVEGESRYRNADGMIEDTYRIDFIKSHLKWLHKAIEEGANCHGYHLWTFMDCWSWANAYKNRYGLVEVDLDNDFKRTVKASGHWYKELAENNGFED
- a CDS encoding GntR family transcriptional regulator; the encoded protein is MAQNQTKYSFIAEEIRKRIMNHAYPLNQPIPDEITLAKEFDCSRMTMKKALEVLVLEGLLYRKRGHGTFIIKSALDADRLQIHNQEVNGFTKLLNGKKVISKVIEFKVIFPTEEIAERLHIEMETPIYDILRVRLVKDEPYVLEHTYMPVGVIPGINQQILEGSIYSYIQDDLNLKIASSYKQIRADKATLLDQQYLDCASDDPVVEVEQTVYLNNGLAFEFSRSRHRYDKFVFTTVNIARR